The following is a genomic window from Paralichthys olivaceus isolate ysfri-2021 chromosome 3, ASM2471397v2, whole genome shotgun sequence.
TGGGTGGTATGACGACGAGCGGAGGCCCTCTCCTCGGCCTCCACATCAGAACCTGGGCGTCGTTGGCGTTGGGCCTCCCCATGGCGTTGAGAGGGATGGGCTCCATGCGGGTCAGCACCCGAGGCTGGTCCTGATGCACCCGGCCCACCAGTCTGGCCCTGGAGCCCAGGGGCAGCGTCGGATCCACCGTGATATCGACCCTCATCCTCCACTTGATGGTGTGGAGCAGGATCTTTTCCCTGGACGTGGTGTTCAGTGCCACCAGCCATGTGGTAAAGCTCTGGTCCCTTTTGATGTTAGTCAGTAAGGGCGTGTTAGATTCGCTGACCGGCACAGCCCAGGTGACGCTCGGGTAGAAATTGTCATTCATGCTGACGATGAAGCGGGACGGCTTGGAGGTGGGGCCCACTATGGTGACAGTCTCTGTTGTATTTCCGTACCAGGGGTAGCTCACGCCGTCTGAGTCACTGATGGCCCTCACCAGGCCCTCTCGCAGCTGAGGCAGCTCCCAGCTCGACCTGGAGCGAGACAGGAAGTATGAGACTGGAATCAAAGAGGATTCTGGGAAACTGTACTCTGCATTTAAATGATACGTCTGATTGCACATACTGAATCCACATTGTTGCACTGGGTGACTTGTTCCTTCAGTATGATGAACATGCACTGTGGTTTATTTTCAGTTGATTTCACACAGTCCTGGTGCCATAAATACACATTCGAGCCTCACAtctgcagctggaaacacaCTAATCCTGTTTGAGTAATGTGTGCTAAAAACCTACAGTGCTCGGCTgtttcatgaaaatatttttatttattactcatATGAATTGCATATTCTATGTTAgcactgtggctcaggaggtggagcaggtcATCCATTGACTAGAGGGTTGTTGGCTTTATCCTACTATAGAGTCTGCCGCCTGACGTGTCCTTGGGCCAGATACTGAACACTGAATTGTTGTGTGATAGAAAAGGTGCAGCATATAGTGGCGCTGTGTAGCTGAGTGAATGTTGCTTGTAATGAAAAGTACTTTAAGTGGTACATTTGGTACATTTATCATTCTTGTGATATTTAATGAGTTGGACCTGCAGATGATGGAATTTGCATATAAACATAGTGATGAAACTGAATTATTGAACTAGTTGATccatataaaaatatttcaacTACTTTGgcaatgataaaaaaattatatttttatcaagcaaaaatgtcataaaattaTTTTCCCCAAATAATGATTTGGATACAAGGAAAATACAATGATTTCGTTCAGACTTTAAATTCTCATCCAGACACCAGCTTGCCATGAGTCTACAGCAGGCGCCTGTAAATGGTATCTGGTGGTTGTACCAGCGGATTATCATCATCTCTTTGTTGCACCCAACAGTTTGTGTCATCGTGTGCCCCCCTTACATCTATTTGGATGACACCCCACCCTATATAAGCCACCATCCTCGCAGCCTTACACCCACTCTCTATAAACCCAGCAGGATTAAACACCCCCTCATGTGTGCCCTCCAGATAATGTGGGGGTGTGGGGGAGGACATGCCTCTGTGGGCAACAaatttgagtgtgtgagagagcagcaACTGTTGTTTAGCTCCTCTAATAGCAGCTTTCCTATTTAGGTGCCAAAGTCACAGGAACAGAATCTGTCGGTGGGCGTTTGAGTGAAGGAGGCTGACGAGCACAGTTAACCTGCTGCGTGCACAAATGCTCCTCTTGTGCTGCTCAGCGTGTGATGCACGAATATGTTGTTGTGCACAAGCATCTTAAGCCCTGCACGCATGCATATCTATATGTGAGAGCACAGGGGTTCGATGAGGACGCAGGTGGCAAGAGGTGTGAAACTCACATGCCGACGTCTCCATAGGTGTTGTAGAACTCCATCTGGGTGCACGCCTGGATCCAGCCCACGACCCAGGTCTCGTTGCGCGGAATAGGGGGCATGACGACCCGCGCTGACGCCTTGAAGTAGGGCGTCTTGTAGCGGAGCACGATCGGCGAGTTCTCCTCGATGACAGTGGGGCAGTGGTCGATGGTGGCGGACAGGTCGTACACCACGATGTTCTCCCGCTTGAGGCGCGACTTGTTGCAGGCGATGCTCTGGATGCAGCCCATGTCTGTGCAGGTGAGGGAGACGGTGAGGAGCAGCCAGGTGAGCCGGACGGGCCCGGGGAAGAGCGCGGCTGACTGGGACTCGACCAGTATGAGGCTGTGCATGAGATGGGACTTGTTGTAAGGCAAAGGTGGGTGCTGTACCACACTATAGCCCCccctcaaaaagaaaacaacagaatcaCAATAAAGCTCCAGTGGAGGGCAGGGGGATCCAGGTCGTGTCAGCTGCTGTGCATGTATGGGGACATGAAGCGGCTCCTGGGGGCCCCCGCTGACCCCGTGATCTGACCCCTCTCCAGAGAAACACCCTGCAGGGATTAGAACAgtgtcacagaaaaaaatccacAATCATTTATCTTCTCTGTTTCCGAACTGTGCCCTCTCCTCTGGGATCCGATCCGTCCGCTCCCTCtgaccctcctcttccttccccGAGCTGTCATGTCACAGGAGCCGCCGGGGAGCTGATGGCGGACGACGGGGCGCTGGCGGGGGGACCCGGTGGTCGGGCAGCGAGGCTGGCGGGCACGGCTCTGTGCACgggacgctgctgctgctgcctgtagCCGGGGTGTCACAGCCCGTCATTGCCTGGCGACGCGACGGGAGAGAAACCAGGTGAAAGAAACCGAACCTCCGAGCATCAGCGATggtggagggggaaaaaacacacacacagcttcctcCTGGAGAGTTGGACGAGACAGCTCTTCACGATCACAACCCAGAGATGAGGAGGTGTCAGTAAACATCCAACACAGGCGGAGGAAACAATGACATTAGAGGTAAAAACAACAGTCAGATGGAATCGTCATAGCAACCGAGCAGAGCAGCCTCCTCTGGTGGAGCTGCCCGGCGGACTGTCGCTGTTCAGACTGCGTGGTGCTGAAGAGGCTGAGCCGACCAATGAGCGGCGGAGGAACGCTGGAGGCGGAGGagtgtctgctgctgtgtccTCCATGTTGGAATAATGCTTTGTAatcttataaacacacacaagcagcagaTAAGCCCCCTGATGCACAGTGTGaggatttattcatatttaagaCTCAACAGATCGCCTATGACGTCACTCTGGTCATTTCTGAAGTCACATGATCCATATGGTCTCCTCACAACATCACGTTATTGTGTTACAAAGTTTGATTATTCACTCTGTAATTAAATATGAGAGATGAGGACACTCTGTTGTACAGGAGGGCATGTGACATTGTGAtactcttcaaaataaaagcagcaccAACTGCATGTtaagaaggatggatggatggaggctagatagatagatagatagatagattgtaGGCAAATGttgaatgtgtttaaacataaaCACTTGAAATAAAAGTCCCTTTGTGTTAAGAggggatgaatggatggatggatacgCAGATAGTTGGATAGGGTTTTTGAAGCTCTTTAAACTGCgttaatatatgtatttttagttttttaaaagtcCACTGTCACAACACTTCTAAAGCACACGTTTACTAACTGACAATGCGGCACAAATATAGGCCTGACAGCTGGGTGAATatattacaattattttaatatgaagATGCAACCCACATCCTGGATTGCTTGCAAAACTGGATTTAGtataaaaataactttacaAGCATCACAATGCTTCACAACCTGGTGGAAATCAGTAAATCTCCTTCTCCCCAAATTCaattaatttgtatttgtattgtgcAAAATCATAACGAGACAACAGTATAGacaaacccaacagttcccacaatgagcaagcacctTAACGACTGTGGAGATGAACTGGAAGAGACCTCTGGccgaaccagactcaatgtgttgttgttgttgtttttttttaccagttaTTATTGGACAAAACTGTGTCATTCCATTTCAGCAGCACCGTCACCAAATCCTTTAAATATAATGCATTAGTTCTACTGTTGGTTCATGacaaacctttattttgaagtccACTCCTGTACGCGGTTCTCTTGCATCATTTCCGGGATAGGCGGGGCCACATGCTGCTGATTCACAGACTGGAAGCAACGAATAGTTGATGAAGAAGCAGATCATGTCTCTGTTGTAGACTCTGAAACATCTTCAGCCTTCCGTCCCACAGGTCGTCATGGTAAGAGTTTGACTTTtcattcagcaggaaacttaaCGAGGCTGAGAACTGACACATGTGCTAAAGTAAACAGGAAGCTAAGCTAATGCTAACCAGGCTGCTGTTTACAAGAGGAATAGTTTCATTTTTACTTATACCCTCTAACTTTAAcgttattgtaaaataaaagagacaAATACAAGTAAAGTTCCAGATTACTTACAGTTGATGAACTCTTATCAGAGCCTGTTATGTTAAGTTTAAAGGAAAGGTCGTTTTTAGATCAGATTCACTAATGAAAATGacacaaatctaaatatttaaaatgataataGAGGTATTTGTGTTAAGCTGTAACATAACCTGTCTACCTGAATAGATGTGAGATTCCTCTGTAAGACAATCCCTCTCCACttgtttaatgttaatgttcTTCAATGGCATTTCCTTTGTGTAGATCcctacagactttaaaagcctAATCCAGAGGTTTtatcatcttcagtctgagcgAGTGGAGACATATCGGCTCTTTGAGGAGTAAGTATAGATCCACTAATGAGGCAGTTGTTGTTACTGCATACAAGGATGTATGGGATTCACTTCCTCTGCACATTAACAGAGAAATCTATATGCCTCATATATATGTGCCTCACATGTTCCatctcttgttgttgttttggctgATGCTTGACCACCTGCCAGAGGACATGAGGCCTACTTGAGAACTGGGCCTCAGTACGACTTTGACCACTACAGGCAGCTGGTCCACGAGATAACGCAGGCCTTCCTTGGCATCTCCAAGGAAGTGCTGCAGATCAAGGGCAGGCTGCACCATGACTTTGACAGGGCCGACCTCTCTGAGCACATCGACAAGCTGCAGAGCAAAGAGAAGCAGAAACTGGAACTGGTAGGAAATGCTATTTGTTTGGGTCAATTTTTGgatgagaaacagacagagacgaAGAAAATGACTGATAAAATGTTACCTGATGGTACACCTTTGCTTTTTAACACTGGAGGTAATACACCCAGCAGAACTGTGATAttcaacatataaacacaattaCCTATAAGAAACTCTGTACTGAAgcatttctaataaataaaatttgaatttagTTAGTAGTAGTTTTACTGTATTATTAAGTGATGATATTGCTTTTtaacaatatttctttttttacaatcaTCTGTAATAATCGCGATAGAAATGTGTTTCAAACATCCTCTTTACCGACCATAACTAATGTTTCCtttaagtttctttttaaataaatgtcatgtAACAGTATAAAAGTTaattttattaatgtttgatAGAGTTACTCTGTTTATACACAAGGGGGCAGAGTTCTTCTGCAGAACTTTTCATCAAGCTTCATGGCCCCTGCTAACTATTTCCTGCAAAAAATATACtaatgtgttaataaataatgaataaggTTCTAAAGGGATCTAAGAACATTACACatatagaaaatatacaaaGGTAAATGGCAAACCAAGATTCAAACAATAGCTAGACAACAAAACAGATTCCATTAAAAAGCCTTTAGAAAAGATCCAGTCCCCATCCTGGCCTCATCTGCTGTTATTAAACAGTTTCAGGATCAACTGctgtatctgcaatgagagtcTCTGAACCTCCTGCCTGTGGGTGTTATAGCTGCTACTCGGCATGTAGAACGTGGGATGGGTCAGTTATTATCCTGTTGGCTTGTCTTAGGGCAGCCTGTTTGTAAACAGACTTTAGGGATGTGTGCTGTTTAATGTTGTACCCCATAATTGTCCACACTGTCTGCATCACTCTGTCTCATTTGGGCTTAAAAATACTTAGCCAAGCTGCAGTGTCATATCTGATAAGGCTCTATAAAAAAATCCAGATACAAGAATTACACAATAGTCGATGTAGGAAGTGCAGTCATTGTTGTATTCTGCGACAACTATCCACGGGGCTGTTCCAGGTTAAGgagatgaaaacattatttgtaTGAGGCCGAGCTGTGAGATGGTGACATTGACGACCGCAGGCCCATGGTCACTGACTGGCTGCCCAGGGGTCAGACAccatctcctctgtcttttttttaacatattttattgGCATTTTAGAAATCATTACAAAATAATGGATCAACATGAATTATTCCATTAGCCCCTAACCCTCCATCTACTCTTCCCATTTATGAtaacaataagaaaaagaaaaagaaaattaaaatgcgTTGTGCAGTCTGACCCAGACAGTCATTCTGGTTGAGGGAGCTCAGATTCTTAAAGTTAGTGATAAGAGGCTGCCAGAACCctgaatttagaaaatgtattcCCAACTTCAAAACATTGCATTGCGTAGCCACAAAGCAGGTGATGGGAGTTCGTCCCTAATAGAAGTATTTTACAAGGGCTATTAATGAGGTAAATGATGTTTCCATGCTTTCTGTTACTGGTTCCAGTATTATTGAAATGACTATGAAATCAGACTTCCGGGGCTCCCCTGGTCTCGGACATGTAAAATAACATGGAGCCTGGGAACATCTGTGACAAGTGTCATATGTTAGCAAGTCAAGATGAGGTGGTTGTCCTCTCACCGTGTCACAAACCCTTTGTGTGAAAACAGATCACTGTCCTTTGTTAATAAAGCCAAGATGGCAGTCTCATCTGGGAATGTGAGGATGTGATTGTTATAACTTCACTTATTAGTATATTAAGTAGAAGGGACAGTTGAAGTGACACAACCCTGGGAGGCTCAAGGTTCCAGGTTCTCTCCATTGATTTGGTGCCATTTAATAATGAGAGGGTGGACATGAAGATCATTCAGCTTCTTAAATATTAGATGCAGTTTTACTGTATTAAATCCTCGACTTAAATCTACAGGTAAAAAACTCTGTCCTGAAGCAGCTTCTGCCACTCTCATGTTACAGACCTTGATAATGATTTCATGCAAATGGTTGAGTCATAAATGTTTGAAGTATTCAGAGGAAAACAGTGCATGATTGTTGTGATTGGAAACATTAGTCTTTTCTGCCGGCTGCACAGTAAACACTGTTTCTGTTTAGTTAGAATCAGACAGTTTCAAGTGGGTGACATGAAACCTGCGTGTGTGACGCTCATCATGGCTGCAGAGACGGTTTTACTGTGACTGGTGTGAAAAGGTTAACAGCTCTGGTGATTCCCCACATTCTTGAACAGTTAGCGTCTCATACATCTGGTGTTGATGTGTAGCACTTTTGTATAAAGTTTTACACTCCTTTATAGTATTAAATCAACTTCCTTTCTGCAAGTAACGTCATAAAGCTTCTATTATCCCAGAGTCCATCCTCTGTCTCCGCTCCGTCCTCCGCTGATGAATGGTTTGCATAAATCTTTTTCTGATGTGCCTCCTCAACAGACGGCCAAGCTGCAGCTGGCCAGGCAGCGGGCCCAGGATCACCCGGAGGACGAGGGCTGTCAAGAAAAGATTCAGGAGATCAAGCACGAGTAAGAGCAGCTATCGCCGCCCCTCAGTTTACTGTGTTAGGCTCCCCGCTGAACGTTTTCTCACTCACTTACAACCTGCTGGCGACGGCACATGAGCTTCTTGTGTGCCTGTAATTTAACAACCTGTCCTGTGTCACCCATTTCATTTGAGCTCACTGTCACAGAGGAAcacaaataagtaattaaacCACGCTTTGTGTTCTTCTCTCGTCCAGAATCATCAAGAACAAAGACGCTCTGAGTGAGATCATGCAGGATTTTAAGTATGACTCTGAGGAGTCTGATTGACAGGTGACTCCCCCTGGGACCTGCAGCCGCCCTCTCACTTCACCACACAGCGAGGCTGCGGGTCAGCTCGGCCCTGCTGCAACGTCCATCTTGTTCTCCTCAGCTGTAATTATcgaccacccccacccccctctggCTCCACCCTGCTCTTTGCTGCAGTCTTATTCCACCTAGAGGgctttgcagtgtgtgtgtgtgtgtgtgttaatgcatGCCTCggcaaaaagataaaaatgctTAGGTTTCAGCGAAATTGATGAAATGTGTAAATAGTTAAAATAAAGttcatccatctttgtttacttgATACattctattttttaaaaataaaaacacttgacaagacattttctctgctgttcatttaaagacatttcatACTCAGTATATAACTTAAAAATTCCATtgtttaaatatacatttataaaatttATATAGTATCAATATGTTTGTTcagatacagtatgtacagtttACAGGTACCAGGGCCGTCATTTACTGGGGTTTTAAAATCTGATCATTAATTCAgccatttatacattttaaaatagaataACACTGATTGTAAAGAAATGTCTTGATTTCTCGATTTGTGGTTTTTTGACTTAACAAATCTTGTTAGTTCTCATTGAACTGATTGCTAACAGTCGATTAATACATGAGGAGATATTGATACACCATCTTAACGGCCATATGATGCCATAATGTAAACTTAGCAAATTCAGATTTGTCTGATTTGATTTggaaaagtgtttgtgtttgttagcCACTGCTTTATAAAACATACTTAACATTTCTTTACCTGGAAACTCATCTGTGGTATTTATTCTCTCATGTTACTGTcactgaaatacatttttcacatgcTGGAGTAATGCTTCTGTTACCATTTGACTTCAAAGGAGCATTTAACTCTTGCTTTTCTAACATTAAGTCAATAAAAAGTCCATAACTTCTTTTTTCATACATAGAATAAAAGTGCAGTTACTGAATGCCTACATATTGGTGTTTGATGTGCAAAGACAGATTTGTCGGGCGGAAATGGTCGAAAAAGGCTGCATTGTCTCGCTTCATTTATCTTCCACCCGGGCCCTTTAAACTCAAAACTTGATGACTAAACACTGCAGCCTCCCTGAGCCGGGGCGGTGGACCTCTCCCACAGCCGGGACGCCAGAGGCCAGTTATCTGTCAGTGTTCCTTCAGGCTGTTATTGAATCAAACACCGGTCGTGCTGAGCAGCGCTGCTATGAATTATCATCGTGTAGAATCTGAAAAGACAAAAGCAGATAAGTTCATGTTGAGATGATTCAATGGGAAAAGCGTGTGATTTATAATGATCAGGATAATTGCTCTGTCTGGCTTCCACTTTTCCCCCCCTCGCCTCTGTTTGCATCATCTCTTTTCTTATTCTCTGTGCATCAGTCCCAGTCCCCTGCTACCTTTCTCTCAAGGTAATCAATGGGAACCTGTCACACTTTGAGAACATAGACATTATTCAGGCGACGGCACAAAAAACCCCATAGAGACTGCTGAGCTAATTGAGTCAGGTAGAGTGAAGGTTTCTGGGAGTTCAAggactgagcagcagaggatgtGGCTGAGGGCTCTGAACTCTCCACAAAGTCTCAGAGGCACACACAGGAGATGCCGCGGCCCTGCGTGCCATTCGGTTGTGAAAGGGGGTCCTTCGTGCCAAgagagaacaaaacacaaacgGAACACATCACAGTGGGCTGTTAATTACGTTTGCATGCTTATGTGTCTTTGTTGTGGGCATCAGCTGGAGATCAGAAGTCTACGTCGTTAGAATATATAGTAAAATCAGAGAACACGACTGAGAGCAAATCCACTTTTATGCTCCCACTTCAGGGCCAGTAAAGTTAAAACCGCACATTTTACCTGATCATAAAGTGCAGACTTGAAACTCCACAGAGCCCATAACAGAGAAACCAGTTCTGCTTTATTAACAATGTGGACCACATGGCATGACAAAGAGCCGGGTCGGAAATTCAGTGGAGGACATCAGggcagcagtgtttgtgtgtgtgtgtgtgtgtgtgtgtgtatggggggggCATGTCTACAGATAgtcaataccatcattgtgaggacattttggctggtcctcacaaattaaATGAGCTTTTTGAGgtttaagacttggttttagggttaggcttAGAATTAGGttgaggttagggttaggccTTGAGTTATGATGGTTAGGGTtggggtaaggggctagggaatgcattatgtcattGAGTGTCCACACAACTATAGAGAgccacgtgtgtgtgtcagctgaaaTAACAAAAAGACAGATTCTTCTTACCTACCTGGTTGCGCGTTTTGTGGGATTTCTGCAGCCACACCCTCCACTGATCATACAGTTTGATTGACATGCCACTGCAGCCGTATGCGTGCTTGCGGACCCAGCCGAAGAACTGCTTGAGTTCCCTCCGCAGGGTGGAGTTCTGCTCACTGGGCTTGGATTCACAAGAGCCGCTCTGCAGGCGCTCTGGGAGCAgtaaggaaggagggagggtgggaggatggagaggagggggagagacaaaGGAGGGTGAGGGAAGAGGTGAAGGAGAGgtgggaggatgagagagaacaGCGTCAAGGTTAAAGTCAGGACAAGTGTGAGCAGAAGGTGGTGTATGGATTATGTTCGGCCTGTGTGAAGCATCACCATGGATGTGACGGAgattttttatcttcttctgcattatttcaataactattcaatttaaaacaatCTAGTGAAAACTGATTAATGTTTTTACTTAACTCTAAgtgaatataatttaaattctaagtaaatataatttttctATGAATAAATCTATCTATATTTGAcatcatgttttttgttttgttctttgtttttgtcttcttgtcCTGAGTGAATTAGCTTGGTTAAATGATTGAATTGTTATGTAGCTATGCTAACAGTGTAGCTACATGGATGTTAATATTGGTCCATTTGTCAGTTTATCAATCACATTGGCCCAAACCTCATATCTTCATTACATATTGTTCCCATGTTCCTCAGAAGATAGATTCTAATCTCCTGTCTTCTCTTCCAGTGTCAAATTTACAGATTTCCACACTTTAAAGATTATCTCCTATCAGCCTCACCTATACTTTGTGTTCAGTGCTAATttgcaaatgttagcatgttgaCACCCGGCACTAAGATGGTTGTGGTTCAATAGCAGATTTGTATGTAGTGTGTCATGTGCTTGTAAGAGAAAATTTGACAAAATTAAGTTTACTTCATATAATTAGTATATTATGGATTTGGGATATTGGATAAAGTAAACATAGATTCTCAACATCATGTTATCAATATCTTAGCATTACCATATGCAATATGTTAGTAGGTTGAAGTTTGGAGAGCGATTTTTGGGTGGTCCGTTCGTCCATTGTGAGATaaagaacaccttgagggaatttctttaaagttGGTCAAAATTGGACTCAGCgatgaactgattacattttggtttccaaaggtcaaaggtcaaggtcatggcGGCCTCACAAGGTATGTTTAGGTttttcttgaatgtgatatcctAAGATCAGCCTCAGGGAATGCCTTCAAATTTGGTAccaatattcacttggactcaaggatgattTCAGTACAATAATTTCAATACAATCGCAGTGCAGCattccaattttttttaatccaataaCTTGGctataaaatgtccaaaacaaTGAGAAATGTCATAACTCATAATATCAATAATCTACAAAAGAACCAGTCTGACTACCAAAGCTTTTAGAGGACAGAGAACATTTATGAGGATTCATGTTGTTTAATTTCCCAGAACAATGTGTACCATGGACGACAGTTTTTTATACGACAGACATGATTCTCACTTTAACATCCTAAAGTGAGGAGGCGATATACCATACAAGGATTTCTGTGGAGGCTGGCTACTGAAACTCTGCCACAATCACTTCTTTATGGCAAACAACAGAGCCGGATAACAACTTCCTCCCTCTGGAGAGTAAATACCACGTAACCTATGTAACTCATTATGTGCTCCGCCTGCTCACAAACCTGCTTCCACTCAAGCTTTATAGGCACTGTGTGTGCCTCAAACAGACAACCAGCTTTTTAACTTGATCAATCTTTGAAGCCAACAACAAAAATCTATCAAATGTCCCCCTGGCTCTTTGCagttctctctcatcctctgctGGGAGATCTCTATCAAGGTACCAAGCCCGTtgatgtttggtttgttttgggtCACATGCGGTTTAGATCTGCTAGTTCAGGATGTTGGATCAGGGATAAGAACATTGTTTGTCTGAGTTAAATTGGCAATGAAAGGTTGATTATTAGGATGGAAAGAATGGTCAAGATTTGTGGGCATCGCAGACATTtgggaaacatttaaaaaccactTAAGCCGTGAGGCAGCCAAGGAAAGGAAAGACTATGCCTCTACTTAAACATTAGGTCAAGTGTGTTTGGGCTCCCCCgcggtaaaaaaaaactgttttgttcaAAGTCTTAAATTACAATTACAAATCCTGAATGTGGGATTTGAATTGGAAAAGTTGAATCCAatctagattttttttaacatctgtaAAGGACTTACCACTGGGAGAGGGAGTGGAGGCAGCAGTCGGGTGACTCCAGTCGCTCCAGATGCCAGCTTTCTTGGAACCATAGATGCCCACTGGGTTGCACCTCACCTGGACAAAATAGACAGTTCCAGGCTTGAGGCCTGCCAGCCGACATGATGTCTGGTTGCCAACATCATCCACCACCTGCGAGAGGGCACAAAGTGACAGAGGATGACAGAGAGAAATTACAGTGAGTCAAAATTCGCCAGGCGAGATACTTCCTGCATCTTTTCTTTGGTTTTATAATGAAGCCGAAGATGCAGCAGGAGCATCTTATATGTTCACAGTTGAATGTATGAGTTGTCATAGCagcagtacagtgtgtgtgtgtgtgtgtgtgtgtgtgtgtgtgtgtgtgtgtgtgtgtgtgtgtgtgtttgtgtgtgtgtgtttcagtgtctaGGACTTTCAATCACCTTCCATTCAGTGCTGTCCTCCAGTCTGTAGCGGATCTGATACTTGGCCTGAAACAGAATGTCCCTGAGATCGGGGGGGCTGGACCAGCGGACTGTCAGCTGATCTTCGAGCTCGCCAACACGACTCACCTGCACGTTGGATGGAGGGTCTGTGGTCACTGGACAGACAAGGACAATTGACACAAAGTTTGATGACAGCAGATGTAGAGAAAGTTGTGGCGTAGACACGTATCATATCCCACAATTCTtcttaaataaaacatggagaGGATAATCGGTGTAATCCAGACCATGATATCTTTGCCACTGGTTCTTCCATTTTGACCAGTTTCCccttaaaatacaaa
Proteins encoded in this region:
- the rex1bd gene encoding required for excision 1-B domain-containing protein, which translates into the protein MIPTDFKSLIQRFYHLQSERVETYRLFEEGHEAYLRTGPQYDFDHYRQLVHEITQAFLGISKEVLQIKGRLHHDFDRADLSEHIDKLQSKEKQKLELTAKLQLARQRAQDHPEDEGCQEKIQEIKHEIIKNKDALSEIMQDFKYDSEESD
- the fam78bb gene encoding protein FAM78B codes for the protein MHSLILVESQSAALFPGPVRLTWLLLTVSLTCTDMGCIQSIACNKSRLKRENIVVYDLSATIDHCPTVIEENSPIVLRYKTPYFKASARVVMPPIPRNETWVVGWIQACTQMEFYNTYGDVGMSSWELPQLREGLVRAISDSDGVSYPWYGNTTETVTIVGPTSKPSRFIVSMNDNFYPSVTWAVPVSESNTPLLTNIKRDQSFTTWLVALNTTSREKILLHTIKWRMRVDITVDPTLPLGSRARLVGRVHQDQPRVLTRMEPIPLNAMGRPNANDAQVLMWRPRRGPPLVVIPPK